Part of the Gemmatimonadaceae bacterium genome, CGACGCTGAACCTTGCGCGTCGTAGTGCACGTGCACACGCCACGGCTGGCAACAGACCTGACAGTCTTCGACGTAATCCTGATCACCGCCACTGCCGGGATCGAGTGCGATCATGTTCTCCTCGCCGCAGTACGGGCAGATGACGGACCCGGCCGTGTCGGCGGTGCCGTCGCCCAGCGGGAA contains:
- a CDS encoding CPXCG motif-containing cysteine-rich protein; this translates as MTDFFDDLDDEFPLGDGTADTAGSVICPYCGEENMIALDPGSGGDQDYVEDCQVCCQPWRVHVHYDAQGSASIAIEPEAS